CGGCCGCTGCAGTGGCTGCAGGCGCAAAGCTCTTGATTACGGTAAATGATGGACCAAAAGAACTTAGTGAATGGGTAGGAATTGAAAATGAAGATTATTCTTTATCAGATTCTCCTATCGCAGTTGCTGCTATTAGTGGCACTGAGGGCGAAAAACTGATTAAGGCTGCCCGCTCAGGACATTTGAAACTAAACGTCAATGGGAATCCTGACAGTGAATTCGTTTATGACCTTGTCGATAGCCACGATCATGCTATTCCAAAGAATTTGACCTATTCACCGCAAACGAAAGATCTTGTAAAAATTAATGCTACGTATAAATCTGACCGCCCGGCGCCAGGATCGGAATTCCGTTGGGAAATTCCTTCTTACCGCACATTTGGAGTAGGCTACCCAATGATTCTATCACTTCCAACCGTTAGGACTGAATGGGTATCCACTCAAGAGGGTACATCCTGGTACCATCAGGCAGGTGTGGAAGATGCACAATGGGAGGTTCGTCAGCCAGTAGCTAAATATAAGCCTGGACAGAAATTAGATGAAGAATGGTTTTCACCAGTCGTTCGACCACGTTTTGGCGAAGGCTTCTGGGTCCCTTACCGTTCAGGGAACAGCCTTATTTTAAATGTACCTGCATGGGCTGATTCAGGAGTAGGACACACCGGTGCAGAAATGAATTGGCCAGGTGAGCAGACACTCAAGTTTTATCAAGGCTCTACTCTCGTCAAGGAAGCACAAAGTCAGGCACTATACCTATTTAAAGAGTTTCCTAAAGAGAATACCCAATACCGATTAGTTAGTGATGCGACTCGTAATGCAGAGCGTTGGCATACATCGGTTCGTACACATACCGAGTGGACATTCTGGTCTAAGGAGCAGAAAGAAGATTTAACGAACTTACCGCTTCTTTCACTAGATTATAAAGTGGATACTGACATCAACGGTGACTCCATTGCCGGTAGCTCTACTAAGCTGAGCTTGTCTGCTGTCCAAATCGCGGACGCACCAGGTAATGGTAAAATTAGCGGGGCTACTCTAGAGGTTTCGTTTGATGAAGGGAAGACTTGGGAAAAGGTTAAGTTGGTTCCGGAAGGTAAGGGCTGGACAACTACCATTAAGCACCCAAATAAGCCAGGTAGCTTTGTCTCCCTACGAGCTAGTGCTTCCGATGATGCTGGCAACAGTATTACTCAAGAGATTATTAAGGCGTATGGATTGAGATAGGATGTAAATAGAATAAGATATCGGAAGACTGGCTATTTTTTATGCCAGTCTTCTCTTTTTATTGATTATTTTTCTTTTCTACTTTTGTCGTATCTTTAGTCGTGCCCAACCTTTTGTCAGTGGTTGGATTTTCTCTACCTACTCTGTCAGAAGTTCTCTTGCCTTCTGACTTTGTTGTTCGCTTTTCCTCTTACTCTGTCAGAAGTTCGTTTGCCTTCTGACTATGTTGCTCGCTTTCCCTCTCACTCTGTCAGAAGTTCTCTTGCCTTCTGACTATGTTGCTCGCTTTTCCTCTTACTCTGTCAGAAGTTCTCTTGACTTCTGACTATGTTGCTCGCTTTTCCTTCAACTCTGTCAGAAGTTCTCTTGCCTTCTGACTTTGTTGTTCGCTTTTCCTCTTACTCTGTCAGAAGTTCGTTTGTCTTCTGACTATGTTACTCGCTTTTCCTCTCACTCTGTCAGAAGTTCGTTTGTCTTCTGACTATGTTACTCGCTTTTCCTCTCACTCTGTCAGAAGTTCGTTTGCCTTCTGACAATGTTACTCGCTTTTCCTCTCACTCTGTCAGAAGTTCGTTTGTCTTCTGACTATGTTACTCGCTTTTCCTCTCACTCTGTCCAAATTCGCCCTACTCACATCATCCAAAATTTGTCCAATTCCCCCAAAACAAAGGCAAGCACACAAGATTTTTTACCAGAATCCCCATATCATGATGGAAAGGAACACGGAGGGACTGATTAAAATTTGACCATTGAAGGAAAGCACATAATTATTGATGGATTTGAGTGTGATTCTTTACATTTAAATAACATTGCCTTTTTAGAAAACCTCTGCAAAAAGGCAGCGTTAGATGCTGGAATGGAGATTTTATACTCGTACTTTCATCAGTTTCAACCACAAGGGGTAACGGGTGTCCTGGTTTTATCCACTTCTCATTTATCCATTCATACATGGCCTGAAGAGAGGTATGCGTCACTAGATATGTATACATGTGGTGATTCTGACCTTACTGCCCCTGTCAATTTACTTTTAAAAGAATTGTCTGCCCAAAAAGCCATGATCTACTCTATTGAACGTGGCGCGCCTCAACCCCAATTAATCTACTGTAATGAAATCACCACTACCGACAATTCCAAAGGAGAGGACAAAAATGTTTCGACCGACTAACGCCTGGTTTTCGCCAGCATTTACCCATACAAATAAACCAACACAGCAGCAACAGCAACCCCAACAGCAACAAAGCCATCCAAAAGACACTAATAATGCCATCGCCGATCTATGGGACCACATTGCCTTAAAAACATTACAACAAGGGAAACACAAAAATCTATTAAAGGTAAAAAGTGATTTCCAGGACATTCAGATTGTCGAAGCCCGTGATATTAGGATGTATTTAAACAATCAGTTGCAATTCAGCACCTTAGATGAGCGAATTTATCATGAAGCATTGGTACATCCCGTCTTCAGTCTTACGCGTTCAAGGAAACGCGTCCTTATTGTAGGCGGAGGTGACGGCCTAGCCTTAAGGGAAGTACTTAAATATAACGATGTAAAACATGTTGACCTTGTGGATCTGGATCCCGAGGTACTTAAAGCTGCCAAGCATAATCAGAGTTTAGCGGCAATTAATGAGTACTCTCTTCACGATCCTCGTGTAAAACTTCATCCGATGGATGCTGTGAAGTTTCTGGCTGACAACCCAAAACCCTACAATATTATTATTGTTGATTTTCCTGATCCGACAGACCAAATTATCAGCGATCTTTATACGACAGAATTCTATTCCACGGTCAACAGCTCTCTAACACCTGACGGAGTGTTCGTTTGTCAATCCAACTCTCCCGAGGATACCCCAATTGTTTATTGGAGTATAGGAAAAACCATTGAAGCTGCAGGATTCCGAACACTCAGTTATCACACTATTGTCCCGTCTTTTGGAGATTGGGGATTTCATATCGGATCGCCTAAACCCATCACTTGGTCAGGAAATAGCGTGGAAGTACCGCACCAAACATTACCTTCTCAGCTAAAAGAAATGGCCTACTTCCCGTATGCAATGTTAGCTGGAAAAAGTAAGGCAGTCATAAACACCAAGAAGAACTCAGTCTTACATTCAATCTTTAAGAAAGAAGTTCTATATTTGGATTGAAACAGTAATGGACTTGCCCATTCAATATTTTTTAAGGTGGATGAGGTATGAGAACTAGAAACGTAAAACCAGACGCTTATGGATCATTATACAAACAGGATGGTATCGTTCTTCCCGCTGTTACAGGAGAATTTTTAGATTTTGATATGGCAGGACCATCCCAGAATACGAGACCCGATGTGACGGCCAATCGAATTAGTATTTTCAAATCAGGTGTCTATCAAATCACAGCAGACGTTTCCGTTTTAATAAAAGATGGACAATCTGTTTTATTTAATATCAATCTCTGTCCAAATGGAACCCTTCCATTGATTGGTTCCGATTTTGATGTCATCAACATGAGCATGGTTACCGGAATAACCGTCCAAGCCTATTTAAACGTTGGCGATCAAGTAGGAATTTTTATCGCTGATACGTTCGCTCCTGTCGGGAGAGCTAAATATAATAGAGCTTCACTTACCCTACATTTGTTAGACCCTTAGACTATAATGGATTTAGTATTGTAAGCAACAAAGGCGATCCATGTCAGGAATCGCCTCGATACATACACACTATTCTTTTAGTTTTATAACATCGTTTATCATTTCGTTAAAGTGAGTCTTTTGAAACCCATAGTGTTTGAATATCTTCCCATTTTTGTCAACTAGATAAAAACTAGTTGAATGTATGACCTGATTGGATGATTTCGGCTTTTGGACGAGCGTCTGAAATTCCTCTCGAGCAAACGACTCAATTTCTTGTTGGCTATAGCCCGTCAGCAGATGCCAGTTTGACTCATCATTAGTGAATTTCCTAATAAACTCTTTCAATACATCAGGCGTATCTACCGTTGGATCAACGCTGAAGGATACCACCTCTACTTCGAGTTTTTCCTTTTTCAATTCCGCCCGAAGTTCTGCCATACTGGCTGTCATTGGCGGACAAACTGTTTCGCAGGAGGTAAAAATAAAGTTAGCTAGCCACACCTTCCCTTTAAGTTGATCAGAACCAAACGACTTCTGATTTTGATCCGTAAATGTGAACGGTTGGATATGATAAGGTTCTTCCTTATTTATCCCGCATGCAGTTAATAAAGTTAAACTAAATACACAAAAAATCAGCCACGTTTTTTTCATATAAAAACATGCCTCTCCTTACTTATTATTCGTCCTGTAAAGCTGGGATATGAACGGTCACCATCGTCCCAATCACAGGATCACTCGTCAGTGAAAATGCCCCTTCATGCAAACTTACAATTTGCTTTACAATCGATAACCCTAATCCGGAACCGCCAGTAGACCGGCTTCTTGCCTTATCTGTTCGAAAAAACCGTTCCCCAATTCTAGGGATATCTTCTTTCGCAATCACATTTCCTTGATTAGAGACACGAAAAACCATCATATCCTCTTCCTGAAGCAGTTCCACTCTTAAGTAACTCTGATTCACAGAATATTTGACTGCATTATCAATAATATTATAGAAAACTTGCTCCATTCGTTTGACATCCCCACAAATAATGATGTCTTCATCAATATTTACATCCACAAGAAGCTGCTGTTGAGCTAAGCGAATTTGAAAAAGTTCAAGTGTATCAAACAGAAGCTGAGCGACCGCAATCGGTTCCTTCTCAATTACATATAGATTTTCCTGTAAGTAATTCAAGTCAACCAAGTCATGAACAATCTTGTTTAAGCGCTCCGTTTCCTTTTCAATCGTGGTTAAATAACTCTCCGCTTCCTCTTTAGAAGTATATAAACGTTGTTTAAGCGCTTGGGTATACCCGCCTATGTAGGTTAAGGGTGTCCTTAATTCATGAACCACATTGGAGATAAACTCCTTCTTTCGTTCTTCTTGTTTTTCCAAGGATAGACTCATGACATTGAATGCTTCCGCCAGTTGTCCAACTTCATCAAGATTTTTCGATTCCAGACGCATAGAGTAATTTCCTTTAGCCACTTCTTTCGAGAGCTTTTGCATATCGGTTAGTGGTTTAAATAATGAATGACGAATGCGATTCACTACAATAAACAACAACAGAAAATAGATTGTGCCAGCAAGGATGAGGATGGGGATACTCCCTTGGAAGACTTCCTGCATCGCTGCAAGCGGAACATAAATAAATATCAATCCAATGATGCCTTTATCACTTAAAATCGGGAAGACCGCACCAACAATACTACGGTCAAATTCTTTCACGTAGCCATCTTTAATAACATAGTCCCCTTGGGCTAGTTTTTTCCTGTCCGTACGATTGATCAGTACGTTTTCTCCTATTTGATAGGGAAAATGCTCATTCAACTCAGCATAGTCATTTACAACAATGACTTCATACTCAGAAACGACATTAAACCAATGTATCTTATCGATTAACTCCTCATTTAAGGACCCATAATGAAAATGGGAAGCCGTATTTTCGCCTTGGTAAACCACCGATTCCCGGATGCTTTTTAAATATAAATCTTTATAGAGAAAATGGAGAAAAAAGAACGCAAATAAGATCGTACAACCGATAATTGCTAAAATCAGAATAAATACCTTTTGACTTAAAGTCCTATTCCATTTCTTCAAAATTACACCTCAAATTTGTAGCCTTTCCCCCATATCGTCTGAATGAGTGTGCCATGCTCTTTAAGCTTTAACCTTAAGGTCTTTACATGAGTATCAACGGTTCGTTCACTTCCTGTGTAGTTATGACCCCAAATCGAATGTAAAAGCTGTTCTCGCGTAAACAGCTTTCCTTTATTTCTCGCTAGTAAATAAAGGAGCTCATATTCCTTTAACGTTAAAGAAAGAGATTGACCATCGAGCAATGCTGTGTGGGACTCCGCATCCAACACCAACGGTCCGATCTTAAAGCGAGCGGTTGACCAAGCAGCACTCTTTGTTCTTCTTAAGACCGATTCGATTCGAGCCAATAATTCCCCCGCATGGAAAGGCTTGACGATATAATCATCGCCGCCGATTCGTAAGCCATAGACCTTATCCCATTCTTCCCCTTTGGCTGATAGAAAAATTAGGGGGATGTCATGAATTTTTTTTACTTCTTCGGCAAAAGTAAATCCATCCATATATGGCATCATAATATCCACTAGTAATAGATCGATGGTAACTTTATGTAGTTTACTAAGAGCTTCCATTCCGTTCGAAGCTTGGATAACGGTATATCCTTCATTTTCAAGAAATGTTTTCACTAAACCTCGCATTTGTTCTTCGTCATCGACGATCATGATTGTAATACCCATTAAAGGTTTTCCTCACTTTTAATATAGTATTTCTATAATACCTAGCTTACAGGTTAATTGTGAAGTTTTTGTGTGATTCTTTTTAATCCATTTCTCCTTATGCATCCAAAGCTTTGATTGTGCCATTAAACAATTTTTAATAAAAAGGCTGTGTTAAAGAACAATGTTGATTATTGCACCCTGTTGATTGGAGCGGAAGACGCGAAGACTCCTGTGGGAGTATGGTTCAGGGGAGACCCCGCAGACGCTTGCGTCGAGGAGGCTCGCCGAAACACCCACGAACCGCTCGCGTCTGGAGCGGGAATCAACAGGCAAGTTTAACAGAGCCAATAAAAATAATAAACTTCACTTTTCTCTCACAAAGCTTTTATATGATAAAAATAGAGGCTCTACTAAAACTATATAAATAAGGAGAACGGAGTAAATGGAAGCAGTTAAATTAAACACGGCAACGCAAAGTCATAAGCAGGTCAATACCTCTCTTTATAAAGCCATATGGCGTTGGCATTTTTATGCGGGAATTATTTTTGCACCTTTTCTTATTATTCTTTCTATCACAGGTTCAATCTATTTATTTAAGCCACAAATTGAACAAGTGCTCTATCACGACTACTATACTGTTACTCCACAGGGAGATAGAGTATCAGCAGATCAGCAAATTGGGGAAGTAAAGAGGTTCTATCCTCATGCTCTAGTCACAAAATATCAGCCCGGAGAAAGTGCTACACGGACCAGCGAAGTCGGCATTCTCTCAAATAATAAGTCTCTCACCATTTTTATAAATCCTTATACAGGAAAAAAGGTCGGTGAGTTAAATAAAGAAGATCGGATCATGAATAAAATTGAAGAATTTCACGGTGAATTAATGGCTGGTACGCTGGGTGACCGAATTGTTGAGTTAGCGGCGTGCTGGACCATCGTGTTAATCATTACGGGACTTTATTTATGGTTTCCTAATAAGAAGCAAAGTCTTTTAGGAGTACTTATCCCTAGATTGACAAAGGGAAAACAGATTCTGAGAAGAGATTTACATGCGGTACCTGCGGTTTGGCTCACTGTGGGAATGTTCTTTTTAGTTATGACAGGATTGCCATGGTCAGGCTTCTGGGGTAGTCACTTTCAAACGATTGCCACCAATTCTGGTGAAGGATATCCGCCGTCGATTTGGGGAGGAGATGCCCCAACTTCTACAGTTAAAACCAAAGACATTGCAGAGGTTCCATGGGCTGCTGAGAACTTAGATGTACCTGCCTCTAAGATTCAAGGCTTTATCCCACTGCCCATTGATGAAGTGATTAAGATCGCTAAACGTGAAGGAATTCATCCAAGCTATACAATTTCCATTCCACAGGACCAAACAAGCGTTTACACTTTATCTGCCTATCCACCAAAAGCTGAAGATGAGGTCACCCTACATGTTGATCAATACACAGGGGCGGTCTTAGCTGATTATCGTTTTGAAAATTACGGTCTCGTGGGAAAAATCGTGGCTTGGGGTATCACCTTACATAAAGGGACACAATTCGGTTTTGTCAATCAATTGATTAGTCTTCTGATTTGTTTAGGGATAATGTTCGTCGCTGTAAGTGGATGTTATTTATGGTGGAAACGCAAGCCGAAACAAGCTCTAGGTGCCCCTAAAGCCCCTAGTATGAAAAACATGAAAGTCTTCCTACTCATATTAATAGGTTTAGGGATTTTATTTCCATTAGTAGGTTTATCGCTTATTGCTGTCTGGCTAATAGACTGGTTGATCATTCAAAGAATACCTGTTATGAAGCGATTCCTGAATGCATAACTTGAAAAAAACGGGGTGCCTTTGATATGAAAAAAATAAAATTTATTTTCTTACTAGCCATTTTGAGTGCATGTTTAAGTGCTTGCTCTTTGCATGAGGATGTTGCTGATCTTTACAAAAAAGAAACACCTCTTGAAGCAGAAATAGTCATTCCTGATTCTTTCTCCGATAACAACCATGAAACAATCAAGGCCATTCTGACTCAAGGTGGTATAAAAGTAAAAAATGCAGATTTTGTTCATTTTGAGATTTGGAAACAGGATGGTACACTACAATATCCGATGGAAGAAGCCAGAGTGTCTGACGATGGAACTTATATCATCAGTAAAGATTTTGATAGCGAGGGGCTATACTT
The window above is part of the Bacillus sp. SORGH_AS_0510 genome. Proteins encoded here:
- the speD gene encoding adenosylmethionine decarboxylase, translating into MTIEGKHIIIDGFECDSLHLNNIAFLENLCKKAALDAGMEILYSYFHQFQPQGVTGVLVLSTSHLSIHTWPEERYASLDMYTCGDSDLTAPVNLLLKELSAQKAMIYSIERGAPQPQLIYCNEITTTDNSKGEDKNVSTD
- a CDS encoding SCO family protein, which produces MKKTWLIFCVFSLTLLTACGINKEEPYHIQPFTFTDQNQKSFGSDQLKGKVWLANFIFTSCETVCPPMTASMAELRAELKKEKLEVEVVSFSVDPTVDTPDVLKEFIRKFTNDESNWHLLTGYSQQEIESFAREEFQTLVQKPKSSNQVIHSTSFYLVDKNGKIFKHYGFQKTHFNEMINDVIKLKE
- a CDS encoding PepSY domain-containing protein gives rise to the protein MEAVKLNTATQSHKQVNTSLYKAIWRWHFYAGIIFAPFLIILSITGSIYLFKPQIEQVLYHDYYTVTPQGDRVSADQQIGEVKRFYPHALVTKYQPGESATRTSEVGILSNNKSLTIFINPYTGKKVGELNKEDRIMNKIEEFHGELMAGTLGDRIVELAACWTIVLIITGLYLWFPNKKQSLLGVLIPRLTKGKQILRRDLHAVPAVWLTVGMFFLVMTGLPWSGFWGSHFQTIATNSGEGYPPSIWGGDAPTSTVKTKDIAEVPWAAENLDVPASKIQGFIPLPIDEVIKIAKREGIHPSYTISIPQDQTSVYTLSAYPPKAEDEVTLHVDQYTGAVLADYRFENYGLVGKIVAWGITLHKGTQFGFVNQLISLLICLGIMFVAVSGCYLWWKRKPKQALGAPKAPSMKNMKVFLLILIGLGILFPLVGLSLIAVWLIDWLIIQRIPVMKRFLNA
- a CDS encoding FixH family protein; amino-acid sequence: MKKIKFIFLLAILSACLSACSLHEDVADLYKKETPLEAEIVIPDSFSDNNHETIKAILTQGGIKVKNADFVHFEIWKQDGTLQYPMEEARVSDDGTYIISKDFDSEGLYFVKLHAGNNGSMIMPQKQFIVGKLSKSELEFLQKDVPIQSNTNEHHH
- a CDS encoding cell wall metabolism sensor histidine kinase WalK, with translation MKKWNRTLSQKVFILILAIIGCTILFAFFFLHFLYKDLYLKSIRESVVYQGENTASHFHYGSLNEELIDKIHWFNVVSEYEVIVVNDYAELNEHFPYQIGENVLINRTDRKKLAQGDYVIKDGYVKEFDRSIVGAVFPILSDKGIIGLIFIYVPLAAMQEVFQGSIPILILAGTIYFLLLFIVVNRIRHSLFKPLTDMQKLSKEVAKGNYSMRLESKNLDEVGQLAEAFNVMSLSLEKQEERKKEFISNVVHELRTPLTYIGGYTQALKQRLYTSKEEAESYLTTIEKETERLNKIVHDLVDLNYLQENLYVIEKEPIAVAQLLFDTLELFQIRLAQQQLLVDVNIDEDIIICGDVKRMEQVFYNIIDNAVKYSVNQSYLRVELLQEEDMMVFRVSNQGNVIAKEDIPRIGERFFRTDKARSRSTGGSGLGLSIVKQIVSLHEGAFSLTSDPVIGTMVTVHIPALQDE
- a CDS encoding response regulator transcription factor; protein product: MMIVDDEEQMRGLVKTFLENEGYTVIQASNGMEALSKLHKVTIDLLLVDIMMPYMDGFTFAEEVKKIHDIPLIFLSAKGEEWDKVYGLRIGGDDYIVKPFHAGELLARIESVLRRTKSAAWSTARFKIGPLVLDAESHTALLDGQSLSLTLKEYELLYLLARNKGKLFTREQLLHSIWGHNYTGSERTVDTHVKTLRLKLKEHGTLIQTIWGKGYKFEV
- a CDS encoding spermidine synthase; protein product: MFRPTNAWFSPAFTHTNKPTQQQQQPQQQQSHPKDTNNAIADLWDHIALKTLQQGKHKNLLKVKSDFQDIQIVEARDIRMYLNNQLQFSTLDERIYHEALVHPVFSLTRSRKRVLIVGGGDGLALREVLKYNDVKHVDLVDLDPEVLKAAKHNQSLAAINEYSLHDPRVKLHPMDAVKFLADNPKPYNIIIVDFPDPTDQIISDLYTTEFYSTVNSSLTPDGVFVCQSNSPEDTPIVYWSIGKTIEAAGFRTLSYHTIVPSFGDWGFHIGSPKPITWSGNSVEVPHQTLPSQLKEMAYFPYAMLAGKSKAVINTKKNSVLHSIFKKEVLYLD